A genomic window from Levilactobacillus yonginensis includes:
- a CDS encoding MFS transporter yields the protein MTKKISPTLTLLALAVSAFAIGSTEFISVGLIPLLIQSFHVSMAQAGMTVSVYALGIMVGAPLMTLLTGQINRHTLMVIIMLLFILGNLVAAFAPAFIVLLAGRVIAALAHGIFMTVASVIAADVVAPSKRASAIAVMFTGLTVATVTGVPMGTMIGQLGGWRWSFIFISVIGVIGLIADYILVPRNLPLPSKATAKGILRVLGNPQLLLALLVTALGYGGTFVAYTYLSPLLEQKMGWSAGAVVIILVVYGLMVAIGNTLGGRWANAKPLAALLKMFTGLFVTLLVLTFTSGSHWLGLLTVLFMGFFAFMNVPGLQLYIVQLAEKNTPNDITMASALNIAAFNVGIALGSGIGGQVTSQFGLSWTPVFGAGMVAISIGLTLGLIKLARPVKRLVKKFNRI from the coding sequence ATGACTAAGAAAATTTCACCAACCTTGACTTTACTGGCACTGGCCGTTAGCGCCTTTGCCATCGGCTCCACGGAATTCATCAGCGTCGGCCTGATTCCGTTACTGATTCAGAGCTTCCACGTCAGCATGGCCCAGGCCGGCATGACGGTGTCCGTCTACGCACTGGGTATTATGGTCGGTGCGCCACTGATGACGTTGCTGACCGGGCAGATTAACCGGCACACCTTGATGGTGATCATCATGTTACTGTTTATTTTAGGAAATTTAGTTGCGGCTTTTGCTCCGGCTTTTATCGTCTTGTTGGCTGGTCGGGTCATCGCCGCGCTGGCTCACGGAATCTTCATGACCGTGGCGTCCGTAATTGCGGCGGACGTGGTGGCTCCTTCCAAACGGGCATCGGCCATCGCTGTGATGTTCACCGGCTTGACGGTCGCCACGGTGACCGGGGTGCCCATGGGGACCATGATCGGTCAGCTTGGTGGCTGGCGCTGGTCCTTTATCTTCATTAGTGTGATTGGTGTGATCGGGTTGATTGCGGACTACATTTTAGTGCCCCGGAACCTGCCATTGCCAAGCAAGGCTACTGCCAAGGGTATCTTGCGGGTACTAGGTAATCCGCAACTGTTATTAGCCCTGTTAGTCACGGCGCTGGGCTACGGGGGAACTTTCGTGGCGTACACCTACCTTTCACCCTTATTGGAACAGAAGATGGGGTGGTCGGCTGGTGCCGTGGTCATTATCCTGGTCGTTTACGGGTTGATGGTTGCGATTGGTAATACTTTGGGTGGTCGTTGGGCCAATGCCAAGCCGTTGGCTGCGCTCTTGAAGATGTTTACCGGCCTGTTCGTGACGTTGCTAGTCCTGACGTTTACGTCTGGTAGTCATTGGCTAGGCCTTCTGACGGTGCTGTTCATGGGGTTCTTTGCCTTCATGAACGTACCAGGTTTACAGCTATACATTGTTCAGTTAGCTGAAAAGAACACGCCCAACGACATTACCATGGCGTCGGCCCTGAATATTGCGGCCTTCAACGTGGGAATCGCGCTGGGATCCGGTATTGGTGGTCAGGTGACGAGCCAATTTGGTTTGAGTTGGACGCCCGTCTTCGGCGCTGGGATGGTGGCCATCAGCATCGGCCTGACCTTGGGCTTGATCAAGCTGGCACGGCCGGTGAAGCGTTTAGTGAAGAAATTCAATCGAATTTAG
- a CDS encoding helix-turn-helix domain-containing protein has product MPTKTYHIGVEATMEIIGGKWKSIILCHLRHQTMRTSELARAIPQISQKMLTQQLRELEAANIVTRHVYKQVPPRVDYALTDYGESLSGILHELCVWGEDNIDRRQAEGEEITLLSRDDV; this is encoded by the coding sequence ATGCCCACAAAAACGTATCACATTGGTGTTGAAGCCACGATGGAAATTATTGGTGGCAAGTGGAAATCCATTATTCTCTGCCATCTCCGCCACCAAACCATGCGCACCAGCGAATTGGCCCGGGCCATTCCGCAGATCTCACAAAAGATGTTGACACAACAACTGCGTGAACTGGAAGCAGCTAATATTGTGACCCGTCACGTTTACAAGCAAGTTCCCCCCCGGGTCGATTACGCGCTCACCGATTACGGCGAGTCACTGTCTGGCATTCTCCATGAGCTCTGCGTTTGGGGGGAAGATAATATCGATCGGCGGCAGGCTGAGGGTGAGGAGATCACCCTGTTAAGTCGCGACGATGTCTAA
- a CDS encoding lectin-like domain-containing protein has translation MKSLLMVLAVVCGLGCQWVTAQAADNTDLAHAVRTAPVGLPLDKLFTTQAPQNSAELLDSPSMSKSIALITRDQPATAPNQAGSVWSQDGGQDAVQAKLNLKQDKKIGLWLYFGDKGQAAADGLAFVLHNAPQQASAQSHAGQSLGVWGADRTPVVTEPLAVAQSAIQNSWALEFDTHVNRTPLPGMHGFFDGDPTIPNGMHVDHGYPGMASSYVRLGSAQQHYYGLRPTQPRPVGNLADGRWHHLTVKWQAQESVLVYQLNDKDAAGNFQSKDDYLAGQVRIDQQQFAVNGSVPNSVFWGVTGATSAAGSENGLVVVDQLSDTPKFDKLPAVVRDVTGLHSMEEGGRLLRAGDKIDPGHRVRYTFRARYTGKTELAGVKIDVPLPKEIKWRRAKVALQMADDIFFEERTLQGDRFQYQLKQSMTANVLHARNTILVSIEGTVRPTSRLLRMPSVIGNFYGPDYRSPSATIPYLINGQSDLRVDNLGKSEIHTVAEQHTLIAGRLTNGGDPLTHEEWDNSHVKVTLNNRIVMQPKVTQARQPGSQPGDFHVTLPHDSLKMGQNVVTISADDGYGNVTRRPFSVQVIKRAGQLQFTQLPKDSTFKAARLTGNRQLVQRHLNWGLKVRDTREAGRGWKLTVRLSEPFATTEQRQLSGNLAWVQKKQTTHLKTGEAFLIPTSPKGEEIDVTRSWAADEGLMLNVNSDAVRGEYAGQLTWELYDAP, from the coding sequence ATGAAATCACTTTTGATGGTACTGGCCGTGGTCTGTGGCTTGGGGTGCCAGTGGGTCACGGCCCAAGCAGCGGATAACACAGATTTGGCTCACGCCGTGCGGACCGCCCCGGTGGGCTTACCACTGGATAAATTATTTACGACACAGGCACCACAAAATTCAGCAGAACTGCTGGATTCACCAAGTATGTCCAAGTCAATTGCCCTGATTACCCGAGACCAACCCGCAACGGCGCCTAATCAGGCGGGGTCCGTTTGGTCGCAGGATGGTGGTCAGGACGCAGTTCAGGCTAAATTAAATTTGAAGCAGGACAAGAAGATTGGTCTCTGGTTGTACTTTGGGGATAAGGGTCAGGCGGCGGCCGACGGGTTGGCCTTCGTTTTGCATAATGCACCGCAACAGGCTAGTGCCCAGTCCCACGCTGGTCAGTCTCTGGGGGTGTGGGGAGCGGATAGGACGCCCGTAGTGACCGAGCCATTAGCGGTGGCCCAGTCAGCCATTCAGAATAGCTGGGCGTTGGAGTTTGATACGCACGTGAATCGGACACCGTTGCCGGGGATGCACGGTTTCTTTGATGGTGATCCGACGATCCCCAACGGGATGCACGTGGATCACGGGTATCCGGGGATGGCCAGTAGTTACGTTCGCCTGGGATCCGCTCAGCAGCACTATTATGGGTTGAGACCGACCCAACCGCGGCCAGTCGGTAATTTGGCGGATGGTCGCTGGCACCATTTGACCGTGAAGTGGCAAGCTCAGGAAAGTGTGCTGGTCTATCAGTTGAATGACAAGGATGCGGCGGGTAACTTTCAGAGTAAGGATGATTATTTAGCCGGGCAGGTACGGATTGACCAGCAACAGTTTGCGGTGAACGGGAGCGTGCCGAACAGCGTGTTCTGGGGCGTGACCGGGGCAACGAGTGCGGCTGGAAGTGAGAACGGATTGGTGGTCGTGGACCAGTTGAGCGACACCCCCAAATTTGATAAGTTACCTGCCGTCGTGCGGGATGTGACCGGCTTGCACAGTATGGAAGAGGGCGGCCGGTTGCTGCGGGCGGGCGACAAAATTGATCCGGGCCACCGGGTCCGCTACACTTTCCGGGCCCGGTACACGGGCAAAACTGAGTTAGCCGGAGTGAAAATTGATGTCCCGTTGCCTAAGGAAATCAAGTGGCGCCGGGCAAAGGTGGCCCTACAGATGGCAGATGACATTTTTTTTGAGGAGCGGACCTTGCAGGGCGACCGTTTTCAGTATCAATTGAAGCAATCAATGACGGCTAATGTGCTACACGCCAGAAATACCATCCTCGTGAGCATTGAAGGCACTGTTCGACCGACTAGTCGGTTGTTGCGGATGCCTTCGGTGATTGGGAATTTTTACGGACCAGACTATCGAAGTCCCTCAGCGACGATACCGTATTTGATTAATGGCCAGTCTGATCTACGAGTGGATAATTTGGGTAAGAGTGAGATACACACGGTGGCTGAACAACATACCCTGATTGCTGGCCGGCTGACTAATGGTGGTGACCCGTTGACCCATGAGGAGTGGGATAACAGTCACGTAAAGGTGACGCTGAATAACCGGATCGTGATGCAGCCCAAAGTTACGCAAGCCCGGCAACCGGGCAGTCAACCGGGAGATTTCCACGTGACGCTTCCGCATGACAGTCTTAAAATGGGCCAGAATGTTGTGACTATTTCAGCTGACGATGGGTATGGCAACGTGACCAGGCGGCCGTTTAGCGTGCAAGTGATTAAACGAGCGGGGCAGTTACAATTCACTCAATTGCCCAAGGATAGTACGTTTAAAGCCGCGCGACTGACGGGTAATCGCCAGCTGGTTCAGCGTCACCTGAACTGGGGATTGAAGGTCCGGGACACGCGTGAGGCTGGCCGGGGCTGGAAGCTGACAGTGCGGTTGTCTGAACCGTTTGCCACGACGGAGCAGCGTCAATTATCTGGGAACTTGGCCTGGGTGCAGAAGAAGCAGACGACCCATCTTAAAACCGGCGAAGCTTTTCTCATACCAACTTCACCCAAAGGAGAAGAAATTGATGTCACACGGTCATGGGCTGCGGACGAGGGACTAATGTTGAATGTTAACAGTGATGCGGTCAGGGGTGAGTACGCAGGGCAACTGACCTGGGAACTTTATGACGCGCCATAA
- a CDS encoding lectin-like domain-containing protein: MKRWLIGLAVAGVTGLTLTSAQTILGHADADLDNALKTAPQGVMLLEGTDEKSSHNVFRTRKIKRVDGSDLSDRALTNDSNLFSSSKWVPNSIMKLTENGKQEQEGAIWSKVDSSNRLNLYKNAHFSMWLHFGDKPIDQIGEGMAFVLQNSRKDGYLQDKQLSGSGESLGVWGIEGENIASKAIQTSWALEFDTHSNRSKAYNALQGFDLDGDSVPELTGPHIASGYPGDNDTYHMFTDSYQRHYYSMKHFQPKVLEGFNDGQWHHVTLDWDAQNKTMTYQYDDVDAQTGKKQNESKVIRDEIKIDTSKLIAPASNGDVFWGFTGSNFGRTANQTVNNPDPDRSENGFVVIDDPDSLDRVVPEVSLTDETTGKPIAEGETVISGHKVKYQYKFTYKQPVNKNEREQEIQPLTMNVPLPTQLKWTTSGSDVSYDWGAQSDPFNDSDLNGQATLNKAWTQTLSKNHKTATVSITGTVKDHNADPVVPGTTSRFYGTNYQTTLKQPSFKVQDAVKLKLAALGETNQTVKHRDDATVKASLTNDGKAFATAAEAAKYPITATLNGKDVTKEVTQAAIAGDSTPGHYQWTIPAELLNQSENHLSLKATGGQDASASEAVDYVITREPGKVYFSALPDKPAFTSTQLTGNSQLVGREPNNWNLGVYDDRDENSQWLVTVSLLKPFHVGNDLSKTLDGNILFAQKGEQPAVLDENARVVMAHKMTAGDDVETNISGTWGATTGPTLNVGAGAAQGDYNGTFQWTLNNAPTGQEAPKGK, from the coding sequence GTGAAAAGGTGGTTAATTGGACTGGCGGTTGCGGGCGTAACCGGACTGACATTGACAAGTGCCCAGACGATTCTGGGGCATGCGGATGCAGATTTAGATAATGCGTTAAAGACGGCACCACAGGGCGTGATGTTGCTTGAAGGGACAGATGAGAAGTCCAGTCATAATGTGTTTAGAACTCGCAAAATCAAACGTGTCGACGGCTCAGATTTAAGTGATCGTGCACTTACGAATGATAGCAATTTATTTAGCTCATCAAAGTGGGTTCCCAATTCAATTATGAAGTTAACGGAGAATGGAAAGCAAGAACAGGAGGGGGCGATTTGGTCTAAAGTGGATTCATCTAACCGATTAAATCTTTATAAGAATGCCCATTTTTCAATGTGGTTACACTTTGGAGATAAACCTATTGATCAAATTGGGGAAGGAATGGCCTTTGTTCTACAAAACAGCAGAAAGGACGGCTATCTTCAGGATAAACAACTTTCTGGAAGTGGCGAATCATTAGGGGTTTGGGGAATTGAAGGTGAAAATATTGCTTCAAAAGCAATTCAGACGAGTTGGGCATTAGAATTCGATACGCATTCAAATCGTTCTAAAGCTTACAATGCCTTGCAGGGGTTTGATCTTGATGGGGATTCAGTCCCAGAATTGACTGGTCCACATATTGCGAGTGGTTACCCGGGGGATAACGATACCTACCATATGTTCACTGACTCGTATCAGCGTCATTATTATTCAATGAAGCATTTTCAACCCAAGGTGTTAGAGGGATTTAATGACGGGCAATGGCACCACGTTACGTTAGATTGGGATGCGCAAAATAAAACAATGACGTATCAGTATGATGACGTGGATGCTCAGACTGGTAAGAAGCAGAATGAGAGTAAAGTTATTCGGGATGAAATCAAAATTGATACATCGAAACTGATTGCGCCAGCTAGCAATGGGGATGTTTTCTGGGGATTTACCGGTTCCAACTTTGGTAGAACGGCTAATCAAACTGTAAATAACCCAGACCCGGATAGAAGTGAAAATGGCTTTGTCGTCATTGATGATCCCGATAGTTTAGACCGGGTAGTTCCAGAAGTTAGCTTAACTGATGAGACCACTGGTAAACCGATTGCTGAAGGCGAGACCGTGATTAGTGGTCACAAGGTCAAGTATCAATACAAGTTTACCTACAAGCAGCCGGTAAATAAAAATGAGCGTGAGCAGGAAATTCAACCACTAACCATGAATGTTCCGCTACCTACCCAACTTAAATGGACCACGAGTGGTAGTGACGTCAGCTATGACTGGGGTGCTCAGAGTGATCCGTTTAATGACAGCGACTTGAATGGCCAAGCGACGCTCAACAAGGCGTGGACCCAAACGTTAAGCAAGAATCATAAAACGGCGACTGTCTCAATTACGGGAACGGTCAAAGACCATAACGCCGATCCAGTTGTGCCAGGCACGACGAGTCGGTTCTACGGGACTAACTACCAGACGACTTTAAAGCAGCCCAGCTTCAAGGTGCAAGATGCTGTGAAGTTGAAACTGGCTGCGTTGGGGGAGACCAATCAGACCGTGAAACATCGGGATGATGCCACAGTGAAAGCCAGCTTGACCAATGACGGCAAGGCATTTGCCACCGCGGCTGAGGCCGCTAAGTATCCAATCACGGCAACGTTGAACGGGAAAGATGTCACCAAGGAAGTTACCCAGGCCGCGATTGCCGGCGATTCAACGCCCGGTCACTACCAATGGACGATTCCGGCGGAACTGCTGAACCAGAGTGAGAATCATTTATCTTTAAAGGCAACTGGTGGCCAGGATGCTTCGGCCTCTGAGGCGGTGGACTATGTGATTACGCGTGAGCCGGGTAAGGTTTACTTCTCAGCCTTACCTGACAAGCCGGCCTTCACATCAACGCAACTGACGGGAAACAGCCAATTGGTTGGTCGGGAACCGAACAACTGGAATCTCGGTGTGTACGATGACCGTGACGAAAACAGTCAGTGGTTAGTGACCGTTTCCCTACTTAAACCATTTCACGTTGGGAATGACCTCAGCAAGACGCTGGACGGAAATATCCTGTTTGCCCAAAAGGGTGAGCAACCGGCTGTCTTGGATGAAAATGCTAGAGTGGTTATGGCCCACAAGATGACTGCGGGGGATGATGTCGAGACAAATATCTCTGGTACCTGGGGGGCCACCACCGGACCAACCCTAAACGTGGGAGCCGGAGCTGCACAGGGCGATTACAACGGCACCTTCCAGTGGACGTTGAACAACGCCCCAACTGGGCAGGAAGCACCAAAAGGCAAGTAG